A stretch of DNA from Microbacterium saperdae:
GCGGACGAGTGGTGACCGCCCCGACGAACGGGGCGGCCGGCATCCTTCCTGCGGTGGCGATGTACTGGTGGCGGTTCCTCGCCGACTCCGGACTCGGTGCGGGCAACGCCGTGACGCCCTACGGCGAGCTGGTCGGCAGCGCGCTGCTGGGCTTCGGCCCCGACGGCCGTGGTCTCGCCGCGCAGGTGGATGCCGACCTCGATCCCGAGCAGACGGCCGAGGCGAATCGTCGCCGCGGGATTCGTCGCTTCCTGCTCACGGCTACCGCTCTCGGCTCGCTGTTCAAGGCGAACGCCTCGATCTCCGGCGCGGAAGGCGGATGCCAGGCCGAGGTCGGTTCGGCCTGCGCGATGGCCGCCGGTGGCCTGACGGCGGTGATGGGCGGCACCAACCGTCAGATCGAGAACGCGGCCGAGATCGCGATGGAGCACCATCTGGGACTCACCTGCGACCCGATCGGCGGCCTCGTGCAGATCCCCTGCATCGAGCGCAACGCGATCGCCGCCTCGACGGCCGTGACCGCTGCCCGTCTCGCGCTGCGGGGCGACGGGAGTCACTACGTGTCGCTGGACGCGGTGGTCGAGACGATGCGGCAGACCGGTGCCGACATGTCGACCAAGTACAAGGAGACCAGCGAGGGCGGTCTCGCGGTCAACGTCATCGAGTGCTGAGGATGCGGTGCTCTCCTGCGGCCGGTGTCGGGAGTCGCCGGTAGCCTGCGGGCAGACACGACACGCAGGGGAGTGCGATGGATCCGTTCTGGGACCCGAACAGTCGGCGACGGCGGCAGCAGCCGGTCGTGGCCGTGCGTCCGACCGACGATGCGCCCGCACCCGGCGCGCAGTGGCCGACGAGCATCCCGGCCGTCGCGCAGGTGCTGCGGGAGGGAATCGACCTCGACCCCGGCGTCACGTTCCTCGTCGGCGAGAACGGCAGTGGAAAGTCGACCATCGTCGAAGGGGTCGCGATCGCGTACGGGCTGTCGCCCGAGGGAGGATCGCGCCAGGCCAAGCACAGCACGCGCCCCACCGAGTCGCCGTTGTCGGAGTGGCTACGACTCCAGCGCGGCGTCGGCGCGAACCGCTGGGGCTTCTTCCTCCGAGCCGAGACGATGCACTCGTTCTACACCTACCTCGAAGAGAATCCCTCGCCCCGCGGAGACGTCGCCTTCCATGAGATGAGTCACGGCGAATCGTTCCTCGCGCTGCTGGAGAGCCGGTTCGACGAACCGGGGTTCTACTGTCTCGACGAGCCGGAGGCCGCACTCTCGTTCTCGTCGACGCTCTCGCTCATCGCGGTGCTGCAGCGCATCGTCGACGAGGGTGGTCAGGTGCTGTGCGCCACACACTCGCCGGTGCTCGCGGCTCTGCCCGGTGCCCGGATCCTCGAGGTCGGCGACTGGGGTATCCGCCCTGCCGAGTGGAACGACCTCGAACTCGTGAACCACTGGCGGTCGTTCCTCGACTCACCGCCGCGCTATCTCCGCCATCTGCTCGACTAGCACCGGCACCCGCTCGCGGCGGAAGTCGTAGGCTGGCGGGCATGACCGAGCACACATCCCCGAAGCGGCGCGGTCGCCCGCGGGGAGTGTCCGACGCTCGGGAGCGGATCATCGCCGCGGCCGTCGACGAGTTCGGCGAGCACGGCTACGAGGCGGCGACGATCCGCCTCATCGCCGCGCGAGCAGGGGTGGACTCGGCACTCGTGCACCACTACTTCGGCACCAAGGCCGACCTCTTCGCCGAGGCCGTCGGCATCCCGCTCCGCCCCGATATCGATGTGCCGGGGATCCTCGCCGGACCCCGCGACGAGATCGGTGAGCGACTGATCCGCTATGTGCTGCAGGGGTTCGAACAGCCGGAGATCCGCCGCCGCGGCGTGATGCTGCTGCGCACGGCGATCGGCAGCAAGCTCACGACCCCGCTGCTGGTCGGCTTCCTGTCGCGGGAGCTGCTGTCGCGGGTGGCGAAGAGCCTCGACGTCGATGATGCGGAGCTGCGGGCGTCGCTCGTCGCCTCGCAGATCGCCGGGTTGTTGATCGCGCGCTATGTGCTGCGGCTGCCTGCGCTCGCCGGAGCATCCGTCGACGAGCTGGTCGCGCGGGTCGGCCCGACCGTGCAGCGCTACCTCTTCGACTGAGCAGCGCCCGTTCCCTCCGGCTCCGGTCGCGGATTCGCGCCTTGGTGGAGTGGGGAAGGTGCCGTTTCGCGACGGGAATGTGGGATGCCGCGGTGTGAGGGACAGGCATCCGTTGACGGCGGCGCTGCACAGGCGCATAATTCATCGCATGATGAATAATCTCGCGGTCGAGGTCTCGCAGCTGCGGGTGCAGCGCGGCAAGACGTCGGTGTTCGACGGGATCGATCTCGCGATCCCGCGCGGTCAGATCACCGGCCTGCTGGGTCCGTCGGGCTGCGGCAAGACCACACTCATGCGCTCGATCGTCGGTGTGCAGCGGATCACATCCGGCGAGGTCACCGTGCTCGGCGAGCCGGGCGGTTCGCGGCAGCTGCGGCATCGCGTGTCATACGGCACCCAGGGTGCCGCGGTCTATGGCGACCTGAGCGTGCGGCAGAACCTGTCGTACTTCGCGGCCCTGCTCAAGGCGCCGAAGGGCGATGTCGACCGGGTCATCGCCGAGGTCGGACTCGGACCGCAGGCCGGGCAGCTGGTCGACTCGCTCAGCGGCGGGCAGTCGACGCGGGTCTCGCTCGCGATGGCGCTGATCGGATCCCCCGAGCTCGTGGTGCTGGATGAGCCGACGGTCGGACTCGACCCCGTTCTGCGTTCCGAGCTCTGGGGACTCTTCCGGGGCCTCGCGGACCGCGGCGTCACCCTCATCGTCTCGAGCCATGTGATGGACGAGGCGCTCCGCTGCGACCGACTGCTGCTTCTGCGCGAGGGCAGGATCATCGCCGACACCACCCCGCACGCATTGCTGGCCGACACCGGCACCGACGATCCGGAGGCGGCGTTCCTCGCCCTGATCGAACGAGACCGATCCCTCTCCGGTGACACGAGACGATCCCGCAGGGAAGCGCGTGCCGACGACGGGGAGGCGTCGGCATGAACGGCCTGCGAATGTTCGCGACAGCCGGTCGGGTGCTGACCCAGCTGCGCCACGATCCACGCTCGATCGCGCTGATGCTGATCGCGCCGAGCCTGCTGGTCGGGCTGTTCGCGTGGCTGTTCAGCGATCAGGAGGGCGTGTTCGATCAGTTCGGCGGAGCGATCCTCGCGCTGTTCCCGTTCATCGTGATGTTCCTGATCACGTCGATCACCACCCTGCGCGAGCGCCGGTCCGGCACGCTGGAGCGGCTGATGACCACCCCGCTCGGCAAGGCCGACTTCATTCTGGGCTACGCGCTCGCCTTCGGTCTGATGGCGCTCCTGCAGGCCGTGATCACGGTGTCGTTCGCAGTGGGGGTGTGCGGTCTCGACGTCGATGGCCCGCTGTGGCAGCTCGGACTGGTCGCGATCGTCGACGCCCTGCTCGGCACCGCCCTCGGACTGCTCGCGAGCGCGTTCGCCCAGACCGAGTTCCAGGCTGTGCAGTTCATGCCGCTGCTGGTGTTCCCGCAGATCATCCTGGGCGGCCTGTTCATGCCGCGCGACCAGATGCCCGATGTGCTCCACGCCATCTCGGACTGGCTGCCGTTGAGCTACGCGATCGACACGATCAACGCGGTCGCGGCGGGGGATGAGGGGTGGGACGTGTTCGGTCCGCTCCTCGTGGTTCTGGCCTTCGCCGTCGGCGCCCTCGTGCTGGCCGCGCTGACGCTGCGGCGGCGCACTCGCTGAGCGCCCGGCAGAGTCCGTTCAGCGGGCGGCGCGGTTCTTGGTGTGCCTGGTCGGTGCGGCGGCCCAGGGGTCCTCGGGCCATGGATGCTTCGGGTAGCGGCCCCGCATCTCGGCGCGCACCTGCGCATAGGGGCCTGACCAGAACGATGTGAGGTCGTCGGTGACGGCGAGCGGGCGACCGGCGGGGGAGAGCAGGTGGAACAGCACCGGCACGCGACCGTCGACCAGCCGAGGTGTCTCGGCCCAGCCGAAGCACTCCTGCAGCTTCACGGCGACAACGGGGCGGGCGTCGAGGTCGTCCGGTGCCGGGTAGGCGATCCGCACGCGGGATCCGCTGGGCACCTCGAGTCGTTCGGGCGCGAGCTCATCCAGCCGCGCGGCCTCAGGCCACGGCAGCAGCCGCCGCAGCGCCGATGTCAGATCCAGCCGTGCGGCGGGGGTTCCGGCTGCCAGGGAATCGAGCTCCGGCGCGAGCCAGGCGTCCAGGGCGGCGAGGAGTCCCGCATCCGACACATCCGGCCACGGTGAGCCCTGTTCGCGGTGCAGCAGCGCCAGACGACTCCGCAGTTCGGTGGCCGCTGCGGACCAGGCGAACATGCCCAGCCCTTCGCGCTGCAGCGTCCGGCGCACGGCATCCCGCCCCTCGTCGGCGGATGCGCGCACCGGTGCCGAGGAACGCAGGATCGCGCCCACGCGGCGCTCACGGCGTGCCTGCACGCGACCTCCGACGAACTCCGCCTCGACGCGGTCGGTGAGCAGGTGGCTCGCGGCCTGCTCCATCTGCTCCTCGCTGAGCGTCGCCGCCGATCGGACGACCGCCCCGGAGCCGGCGGATGCACGACCGGACGCGCGGGCGACGTCGGCGATGGCCAGCCACTCGACCGCCGCGAGCGGACCGGTCACCCCCGCGCGGGTACCGGATGCGAGCAGGAACGTCGCCCCGCCGGCCGTGCGGTCCACGCGGCGGGCGACCCGCTCGGGGAAGGCCAGCGCGATCACGAGGCCGACGCCGTCGAGGTCCGAGCGCACCCCCGGCGTCGCCGCGCTCAGGCGCTCGAGGCGATCCGCATCGCTGCGCCACCGGCGGGCGTCCGCCGTGCGCCCGCCTCGAAGAGTGATGAGCGCTTGCGCGACGTCGGAGTCCGCGGTGCGCAGGTCGCCGCCCAGGAGCGCGACGACCTCGGCGGCGAGTCGAGCGCCCACAGCCGGGCTGCCGTCACGCAGAGCGCGGGCGAGGCGCGGGTCGGTCGGGATGCGCGCCAGGGCACGGCCCTCCTCGGTGGCGCGCCCGTCGTCGTCGATCGCGCCGAGGCCGTGGAGCACCGTGACGGCGTCGGCCAGGCTGTCGGCGGGAAGCGGATCGATCAGCCGCAGACCGGCTCCGCCGGGCGCGCCCCAGCAGGCGAGCAGCAGGGCCGCATCTGCGAGGTCGCTCGACACGATCTCGGGGGTCGGACGCGTGGGGGCCGCGGCGTACGTGCGTTCGTCGACGCAGCGGATGACGATTCCGGGACCCTGGCGGGTGCTGCGGCCGGCACGCTGCACGCACGACGAACGAGAGGCTGCGACGGTCACCAGTCCCGTCATCCCGCGTGCGGCATCGCGCTGCGGGGTACGGGCGAGGCAGGTGTCGACCACCAGCCGCACTCCCGGCACCGTGAGGGAGGACTCCGCGAGCGAGGTCGTGACGATGATGCGGGCCGGCTCGTCCGCGCGACGGCCGCGGATCACGGCATCCTGCTCGGCGGCGGGCATGCGACCGTGCAGCTCCCGCACGTCGAAGGCGTCGGTCGTGTCGCGGATGCGGCGGGCGATCTCCGACACCTCGCGGGCACCCGGTGCGAAGACCAGCACATCGGCGGCAGGATCGTCGCGGCGCAGCTCCTGTGCGGCGGACGCGGTGGTGCGTGCGACGTGATCCAGGAACGCCCAGGTGACTCCGCGTTCGTCGAGGCGCGGTGCGGGGCTCGGGGCCCAGCGCTCGGTGAGCGGGAAGGCGGGTACGTCGTGGTCGACGATCGGGGCTGGCAGCTCGTCGGTGCCGATCACAGCGGCGATGCGCGCGGCGTCGAGGGTCGCCGACATGGCGATGAGAACGAGGTCGTCGCGCAGCTCGCGTACCTCGGAGAGCAGGCCGATCAGCAGGTCGGTCTCGAGTGCGCGCTCGTGAACCTCGTCGATGATCACGGCGTCGACACCCTGCAGGCCGGGGTCGTCCAACAGTCGGCGCAGCAGGACGCCGGCCGTGACGAACTCGACCCGCGTCTCCTTTCCGACCGCGCGCTCGCCGCGGACCGTGAACCCCACGCGAGTGCCGAGCGGCGATCCGTCGAGCTGGGCGAGTCGACGGGCGGCTGCGCGGGCGGCGACGCGACGAGGCTGCGTGACGATGACACGGCCGCTCGACCGGGAGGCGAGCAGCGGGGGCACGAGCGTGGTCTTGCCGGTGCCGGGGGGAGCGCTCACCACCGCTGACGTGCTGGTGTCGAGCGTCTTCGAGAGCTCGTCGACGGCGGCCGCGAACGAGAGTCCCGCGCCGATGGCGGCGAGGTCGAAAGCGGCGGACGTCATCGTCCCAGTCTGCCCCGTCTGCGGCATGCGGGGTTGCCCTCCATAACTCCGGAAAACCGCGTCTGATTCGGTGCGAACAGCTTCTTGGGTCGGCGGCGGCGACGGATCTCCGGAGTTGTGAAGCACGGGCGGGGCGGCGGATATGAAAACAGCGGATGCCGCGACCGAGATCGGCCGCGGCATCCGCTGTCGCGCGTGACGGTGTGACTACTCGGCGTCGGCCGCCGGTGCGGCGGGCGGCGGGGGAGTGGTCGGCTCCGGAACCCGCTTCTGCGCAGGAGCGGGAGCCGTCGCCTCGGCGACGCCGGCGCCGAAGCTGCGACCGACGGCCTGGCCCTGGATGATGCCGGCGAGGTCGAGCCCTGTGGCGGAGTGCACGCTGTCGAACACCGACCGCATCGCGATCGCGCTGTCGGCGCCGACGACCTGCGAGGCGCCTTCCTCGCCCGAGCCGCCGATGATCGACACATTGCCGATCGCGGCGTAGCCCTTCGAGAACTCGGCCATGATCGACGGCAGCACCTCGAGCACGCGCTGCGAGAGGAAGGCGTCCTGGTTCGAGGCGATGGCCTTGGCCTCCGCTTCGAGAGCGGCCGCTCGCGCGTCACCCTCGGCACGGATCGCGTCGGCTTCGGCGTTGGCGCGCAGACGGCGTGCCTCGGACTCCGCCTCGGCCTGCGAGCGCAGTGCGTCTGCCTCACCCTGCGCCTTCGCGACGGCCGCTGCGGCTTCACCATCGGCGCGTGCCTTGTCGGCCTGCGCCTGCTGCTCGGCGATGCGGGTGCGCGCCTCTGCCTGCTTGACCTGCTCGATCGCCGCCGCCTCGGCTGCACGCTCGCGCGTGTAGAGCTCGGCCTGCGCGCGGGTCTCCGCCTCGTACCGCTGCGCGTCGGCGACGCGCTTGACGTCGGCGTCGAGCTGGGCCTGACGGTTCTCGGCCTGCTGCTGGAGCACGGCCTGCTGCGCCTGTTCGCGGGCGAGGTTCTCCGCCTGCTCGGCCTCGGCACGTGCCCGGCCGATGCCGGCGTTGGAGTTCGCGGTGTTGGTGTCGAGCGCGGTCTGCTCGATCAGGTTGGCTTCCTGGTTCGCGATGTTCTTCTGGTTGATCGCACGGTCGGCGTTGGTCTGCGAGATCTCTGCGGACTGACGCTTCGCCTGGATCTCGGGAGCACCGAGCGACTGGATGTAGCCGACCTTGTCGGTGATGCCCTTGATCTGGAACGAGTCGAGGATCAGACCCTGCTCGGCGAGCTCCTGCGAGACGTCGGCGGCGATCTGGTCCGAGAACTTCTTCCGTTCACGCATCAGCTCGACGACCGAGAGCGTCGCGACGATACCGCGGAGGGCACCTTCCAGCTGCTCGGTGGTGAACTGCTCGATGGCCTTGTCCTGCGAGGCGAATCGCTCGGCCGCTCGGCGGACCAGGATGGGGTCGGAACCGATCTTCACGATCGCGACACCGTCGACGTTCAGGGTGACGCTGTCGAGCGACTGCGCCTCCGCGTTCAGGGAGACCTGGCGCGAGCGCAGCGAGATGATCTCGTGGCGCTGCGTGATCGGGTTGACGAGCGACTTGCCGTTCACGATGACCGTGACCGGCGACTCCGACATCTCGGACGTGCTCGACCCGTCGGTGGCGATGACTGCGCGTTGCACCTTCTGCTTGCGCCCCGAGATGACGAGTGCCTCGTCAGCGCGGGCCACCTTGATCCAGCTGCGTGCGAACAGCAGCAGGATGAGCAAGATGATGACGGCGGCGACGATCGCGATGCCGACGATGATGAGGATGCCGACTGCTCCGGCGATCTCCATGGATGACCTCCCTGGTTCCCCCCGAGGGGGCGGTCTCGAGCGCGCCGTGGTGCGCGCCCTCACTCTCCACCCTGCCAGAAAAGAACTTCTGCCGTTCCGCGGAGAGGCTCGGGCGGAGAACTCGCTCTCGGGCGGAGACATCGAGCCCGATCATCCGCCCGACGGGGAGAACTCCTCCCGAGGCGTGGGCGACGGTGCGATGCGGTGGCGGGTCAGCCCTTGCGGAGCTTCTCGGCGAGGTCGCGCAGGGCGCGCAGCTCGTCGTCCTCGAGAGTCGACATCCGCTCGGCGATCGAGCGCCCGTGCACGGTCGCGAGTGAGCGGAACGCCCTCGCACCGGCCTCTGTGGCCCGGATGAGGGAGCCGCGGCCGTCGTCGGGATCCGCGCACTTCGACACGAGTCCGCGCGTGACCATGCGGTCGACCAGCCGCGAGACGCTCGGCTGGCTGATCAGCATGTTCGAGGTGACGTCGCGCAGCCGCGCGGTCATGTCGGGGGAGCGCGTGACGGTGAGCAGCACGTCGTACTCGGCCTGCGCGAGGTCGCCGTGCTCGAAGTCCGTCATCATCTCGGTGAAGAGCTCGTGCTGCGCCCGGAACAGGCTCTCCCAGGCCTCCAGGGCGAGCTTGCGATCGGTCATCCTCACAGAATAGTGCGAACAGTAAAGGGCCGGTCGGAGAGGCTCCCGACCGGCCCTTGTCCCTTGCACCAAGAGTGTCCTGCAATCACATGCGGTGAGTGCCACAGCAAACATTCACCGTGTGATCACTGTATAACGGCGAGGTAACGAATGCAACGGTTTGGTCACGGGAATTTATGAGGGCGGGTCCTTCTTGTTGCCGACGATCAGGTCCGGGCATCGGCGTGGATCTCCGAGAAGGGTCGTCTACTACGCTGGCGCGATGGTTGCCGCTTCCGAAGAGATCACTGCTTCGCTGGTTCGCTCCCTTGTGGCGGAGCAGTTCCCTGAGTGGTCGGAGTTGCCGATCCGCCCGGTGGAAGCTCAGGGGTGGGACAACCGCACCTTCCGGCTCGGTGACCAGCTGACTGTCCGCCTCCCGAGCGCTGACGGCTACGTCGCCGGCCTCGTCCGGGAGGAGCGGACACTCGCGGTCCTCGGCTCCCGCTTTCGCGTCGCGATCCCCTGCGTCGTAGCGACCGGGGCCCCGTCGGCGGCATTCAACCGACTGTGGTCCGTTCGCGAGTGGATCGAGGGGCGCACTTTCACCGCGGTGGGAACGCGCGAACGAGAAACCGCCATCAGTGGTCTGGGCGATGCTCTGAGGGAGTTGCAGGCCTGCGACACGGTCGGAGGCCCCTGGGCGGGAAGCGCATCTGCCTACCGCGGCTGTCACGTCAGCGCGGTCGGCGAGAAGATACAGGGCCGGCTCCTCCTCCTGGACAGACGCCGCGCTGAGGGATGTCGGGCACTCTGGGATGCGGCCGTGGCCACCGTGTGGACCGGGCCGCCGGTGTGGGTGCATGGCGATGTCGCGCCAGGCAACGTGTTGTTCGACAGCAGCGGCCGGTTGGCGGCGCTCATCGATTTCGGGCAGACGTGCGTCGGTGATCCCGCCTGCGACCTGGCCTTCGGATGGTTGAGTTGCAGTCCTCGCGAGCGTGATCGCCTGCACGACCGGCTGCAGCTACCCGAGGATGCATGGTTGCGAGGTGCTGCCTGGGCGCTGTGGAAGGCCCTCATCAGTTCCCCCGAAGAGGTGCTCGCCAAGTACGGGCGCTCACGTGATGCCGTGCTGAGCGATCTGGCCGGCCTGACGACGGGATAGAACGACGCTCTTTCCCGTGTCTCCCCCCTACACATCGTTTTCGCTGCAGCGCTCCCCGTTGCTCGAGGCACTCGTCGCTCACGTGAGCCGGAACTCAGCTCCGGCCGAGACGTCGTATCAGCGCCGCCGCTTTCTGAGCCAGATCGTCAGTCCGATCCCAGCGAGGACGACGACACCTGCGACGATCGCACCGATCATGATCATGTCGGGTATCGAGGGCAGTAGTGGGTGAGGAGAAGAACACCGACATGGCCCTATCCCGCCATGGGGGCTGCAGTTACCGTTGACGCGTGGGCGTAGCAGGGTGGGGACTGGGCGATTGGGCGCTGATCGCTCTCAACGTCGGGCTTTCGGTCTCTTTGCCGATCATCACCAGGCTCAAGCTCGCGACGTCGGCCCGCCTTCGCGAAGCCGTGCTCTATTCGAAACCGGGGCGCATCGCGGCGTGGACGGTGATGCTGTCAGGAGTCGCCTGCCTGAGCGGCCTCCTGTCCGCGCTCCTCGCGGTGCGATACCCGGTGGCTTGGAGCTCGCTGTTACTCGCTGTCGGCGTATTGAGCGCCGTTCTTTGGTATGCGCGCAGGTATCACCGCACACTCCAGCACATGATGCGCGAGCACCAGACCCGAGTCGAGCCGCCGGCCTGAGTCCGCGGCAGAACGGCGCACACTCGCTGGATCGATGAGGGCAAGGACATCAAGAGGATCCGCTGACTCACACGTCGAGTGCGCGGAGCTCGATCGGCGTGGCTGATATCGTTTTCGCCATGTCTGCGCCCGGCGATCGCACCGTGTCCCGTCGCACCGTGATCGGTGCCGACTGGGCCGCCCCTGTTGTCGCCGTCGCCGTGGCGACGCCCCTGGCCGCCGCGAGCGAGGCCGATGCGGTCGCCGTCACGGCCGACACGAGCAGTGTCACGCAGTTCCCGATCTACCTCACGACCACCGAGACCCTGCCCGCAGGCGTCACCGTCACCGTGAACATCGACTTGACCGAGAACCAGTGGGCGATCACCACGTCCGGTTCGATTCCGGCGTCCTGGTCGCAGAGCCGATCGGGCTCACGTGGCGCGCGCCTCGTCTCCGGCGCGATCACCGAGCCTGGAACAGTCGCCTTCGTGCTGGGCATCGCAGGCATCGCCTCCTACGCCGGTACGGTCGTGACCGTCACGGACGCCGGCGGAGAACTGCTGGCCAGCTTCGCCATCCCAGTCTGATCGACGATCCTCCCGCGACCGGCGCCGGCGCCGTCGTCCCCGCGTGCACAACTTCGGAGTCGAGGGGCGACTCGCCGCATCCTCGCCCTGAACGACGGTGTGTCGCCCGCCACCCCCGAAGCTGTGCGCGGGGAGGGCTGAGCAGCGCAACCGCGCCTCAGATCCCCTCCGGCGAGATCACCAACCGCGTGCCCCACGGGTCGGCGAGATGCAGGCTGCGGCCGTCATCGGCGCCGTCGATGCCGTGACCGCGGACGCGTTCCGCCATCGCCTCGACATCCTCTCGGGTCGGCACCTGGATGCGCACGTCTCCGAGTCCGAGCGACGCGGCGCGCGGCCCGGCCCCGGCGCTCTGCCAGGTGTTCATCCCGATGTGGTGGTGGTAGCCGCCCGCGGAGACGAACAGCGCGGACCCCAGATCGGCGGTGATGTCGAGACCGAGCACGTCGACGTAGAACCGCTTCGCGGTCGGGATGTCGCCCACCTGCAGGTGCACGTGACCGATCGCCGCGGTGTCGCCTGCGGTGGTCGCATCCTCGTCGAGCCACTGGTGCAGGAATGCGTTCGGGTCGAGCGGCAGGGAGTCCATCACCACCCCGCCGCCGGGGAGCAGCTGCCACTGATCGCGAGGGCGGTCGTGATAGAGCTCGAGGCCGTTGCCTTCGGGGTCGGTGAAGTAGAACGCCTCGCTGACGAGGTGATCCGCAGAACCCGTGAAGGTCTGCGGTACCCGTTGCGCCATCTGGAACAGCGAGGATGCGAGCTGCTGCGGATCCTGGAACAGGATCGCCGTGTGATAGAGCCCGGCCGCCCGAGGGCTCGCGGTGGGGAGGTCCCGTTCCTGGCGCAGGGTCATGATCTTCTGCGTGCCGCGACCGAGCACCGCAGTGGCGCCCGACTGCTCGAGCACATCGAGCGTGACCGCATCGCGGTAGTAGGAGGTCATGGCGTCGAGGTCGCGCACGAGCAGCTCGACGGTGTCCATCCGGGTGCCGTCGGGCGCGGCTCCAGCGGTCGCGGTCGGTGCTGTGCGCCAGGCTCCTGCCGAGGGCGAAGGTGTCATGCCCATGACACGAATCCGAGCCAGGCGGCGGCGATGGCGAGCACCAGCAGCACGACATTCACCACGAGCGTCTTGACCTCGCCTCGCACGACGTGGGTGACGATCGCGCCGAGCTGCACCAGGACCAATCCGACGGCCGCCAGCGGAGCCAGGATCGTGGCGATTCCGGTGAGCGGGGGCAGGATCAGGCCGAGCGCGCCGATCACCTCGAGGATTCCGATCGCCTTGACGGTCCACAGGGGGAAGTCGGGCGCCCAGGTCAGGCCGGAGTCGGCGAGCTTCGCCGGGGGCCGCGCGATCTTCATCGCGCCGGCGCCGAGGTAGGCGAGCGCGAGGAGCCCGGCGACGATCCAATATGCGATCAACATCGTGATGCCCTTCTGAGGTTCTGCCATCCGGATACGGATTGGTTGTTGCTTCAACTAACGTACGCTGATCCCATGGCATTCCAGGTTCCGAGGATGGATGATCGCGAATCACGTGCCTGGCTCGGTCTGGTGGCTGTGACGCAGCTGCTCCCCGCGGCGCTGGACTCGCAGCTGCAACGCGAGGCCCACCTGACGCACTTCGAGTTCATGGCGCTCACGGCGCTCCGCTTCGCACCGGAGAGCATTCTGCGCATGACCGCGCTCGCCGACGCCACCAACGCGACGCTCACGAGGCTCTCCCACGTCTGCACGCGACTGGAGAAGCGCGGGATCGTGGAGCGCACGCCCTCTCCCGACGACCGACGCGCGACGGACATCCGGCTCACGACCGAAGGTCGGCGCATGCTGATCCGGGCGATGCCCGGGCACATCGAGACCGCGCGGCGCCTCGTGATCGATGCGCTCACCCCCGCGCAGCTGGACGCGCTGGCCCAGATCACCGGGACCATCACCGATCGGCTGTCGGGCGGTGAGGCGAGCCCGCCCCCGCACGACTGAATCCGTCGGCGACACCGAATTCCTTCGGCATGCAACGTTCTCTCCTCTGCCGGCCATGTTCTTGATGAGCCACGATGGACGAGGAGCATCATGAACGATCACGAACTCGATGAGCGGTTGCGCCGTGCCGA
This window harbors:
- a CDS encoding MarR family winged helix-turn-helix transcriptional regulator, which translates into the protein MDDRESRAWLGLVAVTQLLPAALDSQLQREAHLTHFEFMALTALRFAPESILRMTALADATNATLTRLSHVCTRLEKRGIVERTPSPDDRRATDIRLTTEGRRMLIRAMPGHIETARRLVIDALTPAQLDALAQITGTITDRLSGGEASPPPHD
- a CDS encoding DoxX family protein, producing MAEPQKGITMLIAYWIVAGLLALAYLGAGAMKIARPPAKLADSGLTWAPDFPLWTVKAIGILEVIGALGLILPPLTGIATILAPLAAVGLVLVQLGAIVTHVVRGEVKTLVVNVVLLVLAIAAAWLGFVSWA
- a CDS encoding MarR family winged helix-turn-helix transcriptional regulator, producing the protein MTDRKLALEAWESLFRAQHELFTEMMTDFEHGDLAQAEYDVLLTVTRSPDMTARLRDVTSNMLISQPSVSRLVDRMVTRGLVSKCADPDDGRGSLIRATEAGARAFRSLATVHGRSIAERMSTLEDDELRALRDLAEKLRKG
- a CDS encoding phosphotransferase produces the protein MVAASEEITASLVRSLVAEQFPEWSELPIRPVEAQGWDNRTFRLGDQLTVRLPSADGYVAGLVREERTLAVLGSRFRVAIPCVVATGAPSAAFNRLWSVREWIEGRTFTAVGTRERETAISGLGDALRELQACDTVGGPWAGSASAYRGCHVSAVGEKIQGRLLLLDRRRAEGCRALWDAAVATVWTGPPVWVHGDVAPGNVLFDSSGRLAALIDFGQTCVGDPACDLAFGWLSCSPRERDRLHDRLQLPEDAWLRGAAWALWKALISSPEEVLAKYGRSRDAVLSDLAGLTTG
- a CDS encoding VOC family protein, whose protein sequence is MGMTPSPSAGAWRTAPTATAGAAPDGTRMDTVELLVRDLDAMTSYYRDAVTLDVLEQSGATAVLGRGTQKIMTLRQERDLPTASPRAAGLYHTAILFQDPQQLASSLFQMAQRVPQTFTGSADHLVSEAFYFTDPEGNGLELYHDRPRDQWQLLPGGGVVMDSLPLDPNAFLHQWLDEDATTAGDTAAIGHVHLQVGDIPTAKRFYVDVLGLDITADLGSALFVSAGGYHHHIGMNTWQSAGAGPRAASLGLGDVRIQVPTREDVEAMAERVRGHGIDGADDGRSLHLADPWGTRLVISPEGI